DNA from Rosa rugosa chromosome 6, drRosRugo1.1, whole genome shotgun sequence:
TTGTATTTAAAATGATGTGTAAAGAGTatgagaggtcaaatgagcaaatgtggaggtctcaatagaaactcttttttttttgctaaacaaaataaataaataagacaTTATTTACTCGACAATGACCAAGCTAGCAGATTTTGAATCCAATTATCCATACCTAAAGAATTGATACAAGAGATTAATTAGATTAGAATTAGGCTAAGGAGAATTCAAGAATTTTAATCTCTTGTATTTGAGGAAAATGTCCCTCTCTTTTCCTCTACAACACTCTAGTGGCGTTGTTCTCTTATATATGGAGCCGCCAACCACATCGGCAACACCTTTAGCTGCTCGGGGAGACGATCTCGTCTATGTGTACGTCGATAGTCTTATCCTAATATCTCTCTTATGGCTGGCCTTCCGATCATTATCTTTCAATGGGATCGTGCTTTCTCCCTAATAGTGTCAGGTTCTAGGTTACGCACCTTGAGCTTATTCTCATGGTGATGTTATATTAGATTACCTTAGAATTTTTTAGGCGTGGCTCAATGTTGTCGTAGCCTTATTTTTTGGGTGAGTCACGTATCTACTTCTATTGTTTATTGGATTAACACCCAGCttcctataaaaaaaaaaacgatccaAGTATTGTTTTTCATTAAATGTATCTTTGTTCAACAATTCATTGgtaatttacaaaaaaaaaggtCGTCTCCAAGTTACAACATTGACATGTACTTTCACATCTACCGGTAGAAAAAAATATACATACCCTATAAGAAAAATGTACCCAACATGGTAAAACTTTCCCTAAAAAAACTATTGAATCCAAATAGTGAGGCGCATTCAATGTATGATAGTGATCATATTTCTATATTACAACTAATAACCCGAGTGAATGACCCAATGCTgcctttcaagtttaattttgAGCCCATAAACCCTAGCAAATAAAGTTACCGCCCTTCTTACCCCTCTATCATCAGCCGCGGTGAAATAATTGTGCCCGAAAAGCACCCCACCGGGTTTTAGAATCCGGTAAGCCCGGTTGATATCCGACCAAGCCGAATTAAAATCATAACCCGCATCCACTTCTATCAAATCACCAAAAATACCCCACTCGCAAAGCTTATCAAGTACCGACCCGGTGGAAAACGGTACGGGTAAAACCGACTCCGTCACGTTGGCGGATACGATATTTTGCATGAATTGGTACATCAAAAAAACGTCGCCGTTTAGCATCTTTATGTCCTTGAACCCGGGCCAGCCCCGAAAGTCATCGACACATAGGATTTGGGTTTGGAGCCCGAGCTTGCGGGTCAGGTCGACCATGTGGATAGCGGATGCTCCAAGAAACGTGCCCACTTCGATGATGGTCCGGGGCTTGACCATTTCGATTAGGTGCTCGAAAACGGCGCCGTTTGGGCCCAATCCCTTGGCACGATTGGGA
Protein-coding regions in this window:
- the LOC133718632 gene encoding uncharacterized protein LOC133718632, producing the protein MKEDQKKHTALLKLAKPLVFVILLLFTYTLGYLSSPLTPSPTSPSPPSSSAPSLLQLANLPTQLDHFRVTTHCADPVPSQLVRQTILDLVFNSTSPFTNFPPPHVKSLLRPNRAKGLGPNGAVFEHLIEMVKPRTIIEVGTFLGASAIHMVDLTRKLGLQTQILCVDDFRGWPGFKDIKMLNGDVFLMYQFMQNIVSANVTESVLPVPFSTGSVLDKLCEWGIFGDLIEVDAGYDFNSAWSDINRAYRILKPGGVLFGHNYFTAADDRGVRRAVTLFARVYGLKIKLERQHWVIHSGY